The following proteins are encoded in a genomic region of Acidimicrobiia bacterium:
- the fahA gene encoding fumarylacetoacetase, whose translation MTADRSDFPVENLPYGVFDAGGGSRVGVAIGEHVLDLRAVAGHLPASSAEALAAETLGPFLGLGRRVWTEARMQITALLSADRAPLADALHRRDRVEMLLPFEPGDYVDFYSSVEHATNLGKMFRPDQEPLLPNWRHLPVGYHGRASSVVVSGTPVMRPAGQLKPADGPPIQGPTRSLDIELEVGFVTGPGNELGRPIPIDEAREHIFGLVLVNDWSARDIQRWEYQPLGPFLGKSFATSVSPWVVTLDALEPYLTRPPAQEPEPLDYLRTGANWAVDLELEVLLQSAAMSAPQSISRTNFAGMYWTMAQQLAHVTVNGTNVRPGDLYASGTVSGPDPGSYGSLIELTWGGEQPIMLEDGSERRFLEDGDTVILRGWCERAGQPRIGFGECVGTVVGQ comes from the coding sequence GTGACAGCGGACCGATCCGACTTTCCGGTCGAGAACCTGCCATACGGCGTGTTCGACGCAGGCGGGGGCTCGCGGGTGGGTGTCGCCATCGGTGAGCATGTCCTCGACCTACGCGCGGTTGCCGGTCATCTTCCAGCGTCCTCCGCCGAGGCCCTTGCCGCCGAAACCCTCGGCCCGTTCCTCGGTCTGGGCCGGAGGGTCTGGACCGAGGCGAGGATGCAGATCACCGCCCTGCTCTCCGCCGACCGGGCTCCGCTCGCCGATGCCCTCCACCGGAGGGACCGGGTCGAGATGCTGCTGCCCTTCGAGCCCGGCGACTATGTCGACTTCTACTCGTCGGTCGAGCACGCCACGAACCTGGGGAAGATGTTCCGGCCCGATCAGGAGCCACTGCTGCCCAATTGGCGTCATCTTCCGGTCGGCTATCACGGTCGGGCGAGCAGTGTCGTGGTGAGCGGAACGCCTGTGATGCGACCTGCCGGCCAGCTCAAACCGGCCGACGGGCCGCCAATTCAGGGTCCGACCAGGTCTCTCGACATCGAGCTGGAGGTGGGGTTCGTCACCGGGCCGGGCAACGAACTCGGCCGACCGATTCCCATCGACGAGGCGCGGGAACACATCTTCGGCCTCGTGCTCGTGAACGACTGGAGCGCCCGGGACATCCAGCGGTGGGAGTACCAGCCGCTCGGTCCATTCCTGGGCAAGTCGTTCGCCACCAGCGTGTCGCCATGGGTGGTAACCCTCGACGCGTTGGAGCCATATCTGACGAGGCCACCGGCTCAGGAGCCTGAACCGCTCGACTACTTGCGTACCGGTGCCAATTGGGCGGTCGATCTGGAGCTCGAGGTGCTGCTCCAGTCGGCGGCGATGTCGGCTCCGCAATCGATCTCGCGCACCAACTTCGCGGGGATGTACTGGACGATGGCGCAGCAACTGGCCCATGTCACCGTGAACGGCACGAACGTCCGCCCTGGCGACCTCTACGCGTCGGGAACCGTGTCGGGACCCGATCCCGGGAGTTACGGCAGCCTGATCGAACTGACCTGGGGTGGAGAGCAGCCGATCATGCTCGAGGACGGTTCCGAGCGTCGCTTCCTCGAGGACGGCGACACGGTGATCCTGCGCGGATGGTGTGAGCGCGCCGGGCAGCCGCGGATCGGGTTTGGCGAGTGTGTCGGGACCGTCGTCGGGCAGTGA